In Mangrovivirga cuniculi, the following proteins share a genomic window:
- the cysM gene encoding cysteine synthase CysM → MNIEHLVGNTPLIEIRHLNKNKNVKIYCKLEGQNPGGSVKDRAALGMISEALKRGDIKPGDKLIEATSGNTGIALAMIASLKGLDLTLIMPENSTKERIQTMKAYGAEVILTPAEKTIEYSRTLAEEMAENEGYFILNQFANPDNYKMHQRTTGPEIWRDTYGKITHFVSAMGTTGTIMGVSRYLKEVNPEVQIVGTQPKDGSSIPGIRRWSPEFLPKIFEPDRVDRVIDVSEDEAVHMTKEMAKKEGILAGMSSGGALHAALKLADELDEGVIVCITCDRGDRYLSSGLFE, encoded by the coding sequence ATGAACATTGAACATTTAGTTGGTAATACTCCACTAATTGAAATAAGACATCTCAATAAGAATAAAAATGTAAAGATCTATTGTAAGCTCGAGGGGCAAAACCCAGGTGGATCAGTAAAGGATCGAGCTGCGTTAGGGATGATATCTGAAGCGCTCAAAAGAGGTGATATAAAACCCGGAGACAAACTTATCGAAGCAACATCTGGGAATACCGGAATTGCTCTGGCTATGATTGCATCGCTTAAGGGTCTGGACTTGACTCTTATAATGCCTGAAAATAGTACTAAGGAGCGTATACAAACCATGAAAGCGTATGGAGCAGAGGTTATCCTGACTCCTGCCGAAAAAACGATTGAATACTCTCGTACGCTTGCAGAGGAAATGGCAGAAAATGAAGGTTATTTTATTTTGAACCAATTTGCCAATCCTGATAATTATAAAATGCATCAACGTACCACCGGTCCTGAAATCTGGAGGGATACTTATGGAAAGATTACTCACTTTGTCTCTGCTATGGGGACAACCGGAACAATAATGGGGGTTTCAAGGTATTTAAAAGAAGTAAACCCGGAAGTTCAAATTGTCGGAACTCAGCCAAAAGATGGTTCCAGCATACCCGGGATCCGACGATGGTCTCCGGAATTCCTGCCAAAAATATTTGAACCAGACCGCGTTGACAGAGTAATTGATGTTAGCGAGGATGAAGCTGTTCATATGACGAAAGAAATGGCAAAAAAAGAAGGTATTTTGGCTGGAATGAGTAGTGGTGGAGCCCTTCATGCAGCACTTAAACTGGCAGATGAACTAGACGAAGGAGTTATAGTTTGTATCACTTGCGACCGGGGCGATCGATATTTAAGTTCAGGACTATTTGAATAA
- a CDS encoding SDR family oxidoreductase, translating into MKKVVIIGATGKIGKILSGKLKEDSGFEVKAAFRNEDKKDFFEDKNIEFTILDLEDSVDKISKVVEGADAIVFTAGSGGSTGPDKTLVVDLDGAVKTMEAAKKANVSRYVIVSALKADSREMWDKSGIKPYYVAKHFADRVLKDIGLDYTIIRPGRLLDEEGKGKITTDEPEKQQSVPREDVAEVIVEVLKNDNTIGKIVEFNQGDTDISEAVKQI; encoded by the coding sequence ATGAAAAAAGTTGTAATTATTGGTGCCACCGGGAAAATAGGTAAGATATTAAGTGGGAAACTTAAAGAAGATTCAGGTTTCGAGGTAAAGGCAGCGTTCAGGAATGAGGATAAAAAGGACTTTTTTGAAGATAAAAATATTGAGTTCACAATTTTGGACCTGGAAGATTCTGTTGATAAAATTTCAAAAGTAGTTGAAGGAGCAGACGCTATCGTATTTACTGCAGGATCAGGAGGAAGTACCGGTCCGGATAAAACATTGGTTGTCGATCTTGATGGAGCAGTTAAAACGATGGAGGCTGCTAAAAAAGCGAATGTGAGCAGATATGTAATTGTAAGTGCCTTGAAGGCTGATAGTCGAGAGATGTGGGATAAATCTGGTATAAAACCTTATTATGTTGCGAAACATTTTGCTGATAGGGTATTAAAAGATATTGGTCTCGATTATACAATTATCCGTCCTGGTAGATTGCTGGATGAAGAAGGAAAAGGAAAAATCACCACTGATGAACCAGAAAAACAGCAGAGTGTTCCCAGGGAAGACGTTGCAGAAGTAATTGTTGAAGTTTTAAAGAATGATAATACCATCGGAAAGATTGTAGAGTTTAACCAGGGGGATACTGATATTTCTGAAGCGGTGAAACAAATTTAA
- a CDS encoding T9SS type A sorting domain-containing protein yields the protein MKNYNLIFIFLFFSFVSYSQSTVNEQMGYWDNPSHWTTTIAGNITGSLLNIGNRNVYINGTTVADMDLYINNTALVINPQDTLIISGYLYGDNFSYIENNGTLIVLGDVYTNWFTSIVNNGKFVSTGNVGGWNWGSDPGDSYVYGNRAGVNPVGAEGNESDLQSSDPDLYNYVESMVTILPVELLSFNVSTTNEKVLVQWSTANEKNNDYFAVLRSKDATNWEIVGEVPGNGITSNIINYSFEDDPINSGVYYYRIKQVDFNGNSEQFSVKRVEYNTNSVEIYPNPFMDHLAINKSFDNLIIFDESGKIQFESDKNFSGGLEIQTNNWKKGLYIVKIISGEGTITKKIFK from the coding sequence ATGAAAAATTATAATTTAATCTTCATTTTTTTATTTTTTTCTTTTGTAAGCTATTCTCAATCCACTGTAAATGAACAAATGGGATATTGGGATAATCCCTCTCACTGGACCACGACTATCGCCGGAAACATTACTGGATCCTTATTAAACATTGGTAACAGGAATGTTTACATAAATGGAACCACTGTAGCTGATATGGATCTCTACATAAATAATACCGCCCTGGTAATTAATCCTCAGGATACACTTATAATTTCGGGTTATTTATATGGTGACAATTTTTCTTATATAGAAAATAATGGGACACTGATAGTGCTAGGTGATGTATACACCAATTGGTTCACGTCAATAGTTAATAATGGTAAGTTCGTATCGACAGGAAATGTTGGAGGATGGAACTGGGGATCAGATCCTGGCGATTCATATGTCTATGGTAATAGAGCTGGCGTTAATCCCGTCGGAGCGGAAGGAAATGAATCAGACTTACAATCAAGCGATCCTGATTTATATAATTATGTAGAAAGCATGGTAACTATTTTACCAGTTGAATTGCTATCTTTCAACGTGTCAACTACCAATGAAAAAGTTTTAGTTCAGTGGAGTACTGCCAACGAAAAAAACAATGATTATTTTGCGGTACTTCGTTCTAAAGATGCAACCAATTGGGAAATTGTAGGAGAAGTGCCAGGTAATGGTATTACCAGCAATATCATCAATTATTCTTTTGAGGATGATCCTATCAATTCAGGGGTATATTACTACCGAATTAAACAAGTGGATTTTAACGGTAATAGTGAACAGTTTAGTGTCAAAAGAGTAGAATATAACACTAATTCTGTCGAGATCTACCCAAATCCATTCATGGATCATTTAGCAATTAATAAATCATTTGATAATCTCATCATTTTTGATGAATCTGGTAAAATCCAGTTTGAGTCTGATAAAAACTTCTCAGGAGGCTTAGAAATTCAAACAAATAATTGGAAAAAAGGTCTGTACATAGTAAAGATCATATCCGGTGAAGGGACTATTACGAAAAAAATATTCAAATAA
- a CDS encoding outer membrane beta-barrel protein, which produces MKHSILLIAFLTISYSSFGQLRLNSYGGYVFKDKVDSYYSSNSYFDGTIQDGFRWGLGVEYHIADRGAIELQYQRQDTNAPTFYRDNSFGSEVQFSDFSLAINWIMLNGTRYFPVNDLVEPFVGAGLGLGVFNIENPDNGRNGSATKFSWQIRGGANFWTTPKMALRIQASLISATEGFGGGLYFGTGGVGGGVSTYSTMYQFAFDGGLVFRLGE; this is translated from the coding sequence ATGAAACACTCAATTTTATTAATAGCTTTTTTAACTATCAGCTACAGTTCTTTTGGACAGCTAAGATTAAACAGCTATGGAGGATATGTTTTTAAAGATAAAGTTGATTCGTATTATTCTAGCAATTCATATTTTGATGGAACGATACAAGATGGATTTAGATGGGGATTGGGTGTAGAATATCATATTGCAGACAGAGGTGCTATAGAATTACAATATCAAAGACAGGATACTAATGCTCCGACTTTCTACAGAGACAATTCCTTTGGCTCAGAAGTACAGTTTTCTGATTTTAGCCTGGCTATTAATTGGATTATGCTTAATGGTACCCGATATTTTCCTGTAAATGATCTCGTTGAGCCATTTGTTGGAGCTGGCCTTGGATTGGGAGTTTTTAATATAGAAAATCCTGATAATGGGAGAAATGGTTCGGCAACGAAATTTTCATGGCAGATAAGAGGTGGGGCAAACTTTTGGACGACTCCAAAGATGGCTTTAAGAATTCAGGCATCCCTGATATCAGCAACCGAGGGTTTTGGTGGAGGTTTGTATTTTGGAACCGGAGGAGTTGGAGGTGGAGTAAGTACGTATTCTACGATGTACCAGTTTGCCTTTGATGGCGGTTTAGTATTCAGATTAGGTGAATAA
- a CDS encoding DUF7218 family protein: MTKDHGKSVKNDEQYEELREKGMSKEKAARIANSEKAGKKGGKADKYENRTKEELIEKAKDIGIDNYSKMNKDELINALRNR, encoded by the coding sequence ATGACCAAAGATCACGGAAAATCAGTTAAAAACGACGAGCAATATGAAGAGCTCAGAGAAAAAGGAATGAGCAAAGAAAAGGCCGCCAGAATTGCCAATTCGGAAAAAGCTGGTAAAAAAGGAGGGAAGGCTGATAAATATGAAAACCGAACAAAAGAAGAGCTTATTGAAAAAGCAAAAGATATAGGAATCGATAATTATAGTAAGATGAATAAGGATGAATTAATCAATGCGCTGAGAAATAGGTGA
- a CDS encoding alpha/beta fold hydrolase yields MEKIPDFIMEQIPEGIQSKTTLVDGYEIHYLEKGSGIPVFLLHGNPTWSFIYRNIIDRLDPKKYRCIAPDLLGLGFSEKPADPNFHTLANHKNVMINFLNKVIDDDFIFVGQDWGGPIGLLTAMNQSYNIKGMVLLNTSILPPRENFKPTLFHKFSHLPFISDLAFRIFGFPQNYLSIAQGHKDSIRGEVSKAYSYPLRKAKDNIAPLMMARMVPDSLEHPSVKFLNQTKAFAENFKGPVSIIWGKNDPVLGRLSSAHTRLITHANFTETDGGHFIQEEYPGLIANAISELEGS; encoded by the coding sequence ATGGAAAAAATACCGGATTTTATAATGGAACAGATTCCGGAAGGGATTCAAAGTAAAACGACCCTGGTGGATGGCTATGAAATTCATTATCTCGAAAAAGGATCAGGGATTCCGGTTTTTTTACTTCATGGCAATCCAACCTGGAGTTTTATTTACAGAAATATTATCGACAGGCTGGACCCGAAGAAATATAGGTGTATTGCGCCGGATCTTTTAGGACTTGGTTTTTCCGAAAAACCAGCAGATCCTAATTTTCATACTCTTGCAAATCATAAAAATGTCATGATCAATTTCTTGAATAAAGTTATTGATGATGATTTTATTTTCGTCGGTCAGGATTGGGGTGGTCCTATAGGGCTTCTTACCGCTATGAATCAATCATATAATATTAAAGGGATGGTCTTGCTTAATACCTCTATCCTACCTCCAAGAGAGAATTTTAAACCGACACTGTTTCATAAGTTTAGTCATTTACCATTTATCAGTGATCTGGCATTCCGGATATTTGGATTTCCTCAAAATTACTTATCTATCGCTCAAGGCCATAAAGATTCGATTCGGGGTGAAGTGAGTAAGGCATACTCTTATCCGTTAAGAAAGGCTAAAGATAATATAGCACCTTTAATGATGGCCAGAATGGTCCCTGATTCCCTGGAACATCCTAGTGTAAAATTTCTAAACCAAACGAAAGCTTTTGCTGAAAACTTTAAGGGACCAGTTTCGATCATCTGGGGTAAAAATGATCCTGTGCTCGGGAGATTAAGTTCAGCTCACACGAGATTAATCACCCATGCCAATTTTACCGAAACTGATGGAGGTCATTTTATCCAGGAAGAGTACCCAGGGTTAATAGCAAATGCCATTAGTGAATTGGAAGGAAGTTAA
- the idi gene encoding isopentenyl-diphosphate Delta-isomerase, with product MADQLILVNEHDEITGYGEKLPVHEKGLLHRAFSIFVVNSNNELLLQQRALHKYHSAGLWANTCCSHPIKDENQENTIHRRLKEEMGFDCELEKLFEFVYKTEFGNGLTEYEYDHVYLGRYDKDPIPNHDEVADFKWVPLNEIKNLMNDSPEKFAYWTKFAIDEFLLYIKSLDI from the coding sequence ATGGCTGATCAATTAATTCTGGTTAACGAACACGATGAAATTACAGGTTATGGTGAAAAGCTGCCTGTCCATGAAAAGGGATTACTACACCGCGCTTTTTCGATTTTTGTAGTAAACAGTAATAATGAATTGCTATTGCAACAAAGGGCACTTCACAAGTATCACAGTGCAGGATTATGGGCAAATACCTGTTGCAGTCATCCCATTAAAGATGAAAACCAGGAGAATACCATTCATCGACGTTTAAAAGAAGAAATGGGGTTTGATTGCGAATTGGAAAAACTTTTTGAATTCGTATATAAAACTGAGTTCGGAAATGGTCTGACTGAATATGAATATGATCATGTTTACTTAGGAAGATATGATAAAGATCCCATTCCTAATCACGATGAGGTTGCCGATTTTAAATGGGTTCCATTGAATGAAATTAAAAATCTAATGAATGACAGTCCGGAAAAATTCGCTTATTGGACAAAATTTGCTATTGATGAATTTTTATTATATATCAAATCATTGGATATATAA
- a CDS encoding DUF202 domain-containing protein, which translates to MKKKKFRRLTSDFEVKEKIILRDFLAMERTTLANERTFFSYIRTGLYLTIAGVGIMELENLETLKWLAFVLFVISAFLISFGFIRYNIVQKKLNRFYDRVEVEKINETDKSME; encoded by the coding sequence ATGAAGAAAAAGAAATTTCGCAGGCTTACGAGTGACTTTGAAGTGAAAGAAAAAATTATTCTTAGAGACTTCCTTGCTATGGAAAGGACTACCTTGGCCAATGAAAGAACTTTTTTCTCCTATATAAGAACAGGACTTTATCTCACCATTGCAGGAGTAGGTATAATGGAACTAGAAAATCTCGAAACTTTAAAATGGCTGGCTTTTGTACTTTTTGTTATTAGTGCCTTTCTTATAAGTTTTGGCTTTATACGATATAATATCGTACAAAAAAAGTTAAACCGATTTTATGATCGTGTTGAAGTAGAAAAAATCAATGAAACGGATAAATCAATGGAATAA
- the epsC gene encoding serine O-acetyltransferase EpsC, producing the protein MNEDFIKDLYQEHKEAAECPSPKVVSDFFVHLLGFLFPEYAHAEIENYDRFKAIASGLRVSFEEIMNRNKGICLDEGLNITDDFFDNLPEIKAKLKMDVKAMYLGDPAAESYTEVVRTYPGFYAIAAHRIAHCLKQLKVRLIPRIISEHAHSKTGIDIHPGATIGDYFCIDHGTGIVIGETSKIGNRVKIYQGVTLGALSVDKKLAKTKRHPTIEDNVVIYAGATILGGDTIIGANSVIGGNVWLTKSVPPQSKVYYKAKMTNVEGGHDTITFKP; encoded by the coding sequence ATGAACGAAGATTTTATTAAAGACCTTTATCAAGAACACAAGGAAGCTGCGGAATGTCCTTCACCAAAAGTAGTCAGTGATTTTTTTGTACACTTACTAGGGTTTCTGTTCCCTGAATATGCACATGCAGAAATTGAAAATTATGACAGATTCAAAGCTATTGCCTCTGGTTTGAGGGTGTCATTTGAAGAGATCATGAACAGAAATAAGGGAATTTGTCTCGACGAAGGATTAAATATCACCGATGATTTTTTCGATAACCTTCCCGAAATAAAAGCTAAATTAAAAATGGATGTTAAGGCGATGTATTTAGGTGACCCTGCGGCTGAAAGTTATACTGAAGTTGTGAGGACATATCCGGGGTTTTATGCCATTGCCGCTCATAGAATTGCCCATTGCTTAAAACAATTGAAGGTCCGGTTAATTCCTCGAATTATATCTGAACATGCTCATAGTAAGACAGGGATTGACATCCATCCGGGGGCAACTATTGGTGATTACTTTTGCATTGATCATGGAACAGGTATAGTAATCGGTGAAACAAGTAAAATTGGTAACAGGGTTAAAATTTACCAGGGTGTGACTTTAGGAGCATTGAGTGTTGATAAAAAACTGGCAAAAACTAAAAGACATCCTACTATTGAGGATAATGTCGTGATTTATGCAGGGGCAACCATTTTAGGTGGAGATACAATTATTGGAGCAAATTCTGTTATTGGAGGAAATGTCTGGCTCACTAAATCGGTTCCACCACAATCAAAAGTATATTATAAAGCAAAAATGACGAATGTCGAAGGAGGTCATGATACAATTACCTTTAAGCCATGA
- a CDS encoding LruC domain-containing protein: MKTLKSKSGLLSLFAIAFSIVILQSCSDEALKPSKSGLTPLNGQKYELPDYDVDAPPACKEVCLVAGQNMLAGNVEVAYSEGNLYVTYNVYQEGVYLKEIHLDLFNSIEEFDEAKKLNGGGPSPGKFAFKKKWDDNAMVSSYTAVIPESYVDTYGDCFFVAAHAALSNGETAWGGLCDETDKGVTLDAAKQFPGANWAVYFEFCLDECEDPTIDFTYAWEDLLDFANDADYNDLVIRSDIMKTDAELKITFFAAARGASLDHSFRFMIPAEGVVSIMNAADVQMVGDQYMVTVFENTTLAIPGTPFANTVPADGCYAGANGMVTISIDEDFSFDPANPYNPFLRVYNWGIDTPDVFYDLYIYELPGNNHPGNSWIATDGKEYPNGILIPFDWRWPSEGSNIMLAYEDFTSITDGWNPNWSDNLSDILFTFDRDACGL, encoded by the coding sequence ATGAAAACCCTTAAGTCAAAATCAGGCTTACTTTCGCTATTTGCAATAGCTTTTTCTATCGTTATCTTGCAAAGTTGTAGTGATGAAGCCTTGAAACCAAGCAAGTCAGGGTTAACTCCACTTAATGGCCAGAAGTATGAGTTACCAGACTATGATGTAGATGCACCACCTGCTTGTAAAGAGGTGTGTTTAGTTGCCGGACAAAATATGTTAGCCGGAAATGTAGAAGTAGCATATTCAGAAGGAAACCTATATGTTACTTATAATGTATATCAGGAAGGTGTTTATTTGAAAGAAATTCATCTCGATTTATTCAATAGTATTGAAGAATTTGATGAAGCTAAAAAATTAAATGGAGGTGGACCTTCTCCAGGCAAATTTGCATTCAAGAAAAAGTGGGATGACAACGCAATGGTATCTTCGTATACAGCTGTAATTCCTGAGTCTTATGTAGATACGTATGGAGATTGCTTCTTCGTTGCTGCCCACGCTGCTCTATCTAATGGAGAAACTGCCTGGGGTGGTCTTTGTGACGAAACCGATAAAGGTGTAACACTAGATGCCGCGAAGCAATTTCCAGGAGCTAACTGGGCTGTTTATTTTGAGTTCTGCCTTGATGAGTGTGAAGATCCAACCATTGATTTCACTTATGCATGGGAAGACTTATTAGATTTTGCTAATGATGCAGATTACAATGACCTTGTAATCAGATCTGATATCATGAAAACAGATGCTGAGTTAAAGATTACATTCTTTGCTGCTGCAAGAGGTGCTTCTTTGGACCACAGCTTCCGTTTTATGATTCCTGCAGAAGGTGTTGTAAGTATTATGAATGCTGCAGATGTTCAAATGGTGGGAGATCAGTATATGGTGACTGTATTTGAAAATACTACTTTGGCTATTCCTGGTACTCCATTTGCGAATACTGTTCCAGCCGATGGATGCTATGCAGGTGCGAATGGAATGGTCACTATTTCAATCGATGAAGATTTTTCTTTTGATCCGGCAAATCCTTATAATCCATTCCTAAGAGTATATAATTGGGGAATTGATACTCCGGATGTATTTTACGATCTATATATCTATGAGCTTCCTGGAAATAATCATCCTGGAAATAGCTGGATTGCTACAGATGGTAAAGAATATCCAAATGGAATTTTAATTCCGTTTGACTGGAGATGGCCTTCAGAAGGTTCAAACATTATGTTGGCTTATGAAGACTTTACTTCCATAACAGATGGATGGAATCCTAATTGGTCAGACAATTTATCTGATATATTATTTACATTTGACCGTGACGCTTGCGGACTTTAA
- a CDS encoding SRPBCC family protein — MEVNVEQELNTDCKKVWEVITNPDQMKNWFFENIPDFKAEVGFKTEFPVHTGERIFTHLWEIKDVIPGSKIVYDWRYKEYEGIGEVIFKLNDTDSGCNIRVTHSGLDTFSDEIPEFSEESCRGGWNYFIKDRLKNYLNT, encoded by the coding sequence ATGGAAGTTAATGTTGAACAGGAATTAAATACTGATTGTAAAAAGGTTTGGGAAGTAATTACAAATCCCGATCAAATGAAAAATTGGTTTTTTGAAAATATACCTGACTTTAAAGCTGAAGTCGGATTTAAAACAGAGTTTCCTGTACATACCGGGGAAAGGATCTTCACACATTTATGGGAGATAAAAGATGTAATACCCGGATCAAAAATAGTATACGATTGGCGTTATAAAGAATATGAAGGAATAGGAGAGGTGATTTTTAAATTAAATGATACTGATTCTGGCTGCAATATAAGAGTAACCCATTCAGGATTAGATACATTTTCTGATGAGATCCCAGAATTTTCTGAAGAAAGTTGCCGGGGTGGTTGGAATTATTTTATTAAAGATCGATTAAAAAATTATCTGAATACATAA
- a CDS encoding SLC13 family permease gives MPLDAIITLIVIVLTLTLFIREVVRIDLVALGVIVVLVLSGVISVKQGLAGFSNEATLTVAAMFVLSHALIKTQVISYLGPFLSGLLEKGYKKGIAGMGVLVASLSAFVNNTPIVATLIPVVNTASRKLNESPSRYLMPLSYFAIFGGTCTLIGTSTNLLVKGMAVERGVNEISMFTFTPFGLILFAAGSIYLIFFGKRFIPGRTASDELKEQEGVKKFLTEIKLKQKPAKESKSISSLFKNEDIKVKLLKRDGDVKEDPELSLELKENDELLIEGNLTKIRDLLKREYFSITDSFDDKQFPDEETRLVEIVLLSNASVVDKKLSDVDFLSHYNSEVIAVRQRGKKQLSDLKDIRLKAGDILVLLTNKKGYDLIQQSQVEVNQPFVSLRVEQVKSVDKKNLFIVTGVIISVIGLASFGIVPVVIAAFGGIVVLNVAQIITMTDVYRAIDWKVIFLLAGSLSLGEAMSSSGLSNIIGDKLEWIVNSYGGPVLLVGLFYLITVLLTEMVSNNASAALMVPIAFSVSESMDTNVLPLLLTVAFAGSSSFMTPVGYQTNTMIYSAGNYYFRDFTKAGAPLSILFWILAMIFIPLIYPFH, from the coding sequence ATGCCATTAGATGCCATAATTACACTCATTGTAATTGTATTGACGCTCACACTATTTATCAGGGAAGTGGTCAGGATAGACCTTGTTGCCCTGGGAGTAATCGTTGTACTGGTATTATCAGGAGTGATTTCGGTAAAACAAGGTTTAGCCGGGTTTTCAAACGAAGCTACACTCACAGTTGCGGCGATGTTCGTATTGAGCCATGCCTTGATAAAAACACAGGTTATTAGCTATTTGGGTCCTTTTTTATCCGGTCTTTTAGAGAAGGGATATAAAAAAGGCATTGCAGGAATGGGGGTGCTTGTTGCCAGTTTATCTGCATTTGTAAATAACACCCCAATAGTTGCCACATTAATTCCTGTAGTTAATACTGCTTCCAGGAAATTAAACGAATCCCCTTCTCGATATTTAATGCCATTATCATATTTTGCGATTTTTGGAGGGACATGTACCCTAATTGGTACTTCAACAAATTTATTGGTTAAAGGTATGGCTGTTGAAAGAGGTGTAAATGAAATTTCAATGTTTACCTTCACTCCATTTGGCCTTATCTTATTTGCTGCCGGGTCTATCTATTTAATTTTTTTTGGAAAGCGTTTTATCCCGGGGAGAACAGCTTCTGATGAGTTAAAAGAACAAGAAGGTGTAAAGAAGTTTTTAACGGAAATAAAGCTTAAACAAAAACCTGCTAAAGAATCAAAAAGTATTTCCAGTCTGTTTAAAAATGAAGATATAAAAGTTAAACTTCTTAAGCGTGATGGTGATGTTAAGGAAGATCCGGAATTATCGCTGGAATTAAAGGAAAATGATGAACTACTAATAGAAGGTAACCTGACAAAAATCAGGGATCTATTAAAACGTGAATATTTTAGTATAACTGATTCTTTTGATGATAAGCAATTCCCTGATGAAGAAACGAGACTCGTTGAAATCGTACTATTATCGAACGCATCAGTAGTAGATAAAAAATTGTCGGATGTTGATTTTTTATCTCACTACAATTCAGAAGTAATTGCAGTAAGGCAGAGGGGGAAAAAGCAGCTTTCGGATCTTAAAGATATTCGGTTAAAAGCAGGAGATATCCTTGTTTTACTTACCAATAAAAAAGGATATGATTTAATCCAGCAAAGCCAGGTGGAGGTTAATCAGCCATTCGTTTCTTTGAGAGTTGAGCAGGTTAAAAGTGTTGACAAAAAAAATCTGTTTATTGTAACTGGTGTAATTATATCAGTGATTGGCTTAGCTTCTTTTGGAATTGTACCAGTAGTTATTGCAGCCTTTGGTGGTATAGTGGTGTTAAATGTTGCTCAAATTATTACCATGACAGATGTATACAGGGCAATAGACTGGAAAGTGATATTTTTACTCGCCGGCTCGCTTAGTTTAGGTGAAGCGATGAGTTCAAGTGGATTATCTAATATTATTGGCGATAAACTTGAATGGATAGTTAATTCTTATGGAGGGCCTGTCCTTCTTGTGGGACTTTTTTATCTGATCACTGTGCTTTTAACTGAAATGGTTAGTAATAATGCTTCAGCAGCCTTGATGGTCCCGATTGCATTTTCAGTATCTGAAAGTATGGATACTAATGTGTTGCCTCTATTGCTTACCGTAGCTTTTGCAGGCAGTTCAAGTTTTATGACCCCAGTGGGATACCAGACGAATACTATGATTTATAGTGCAGGTAATTACTATTTTAGGGATTTTACCAAAGCCGGGGCACCGTTAAGTATTCTTTTTTGGATATTAGCAATGATTTTTATTCCATTGATTTATCCGTTTCATTGA